One region of Trichoderma breve strain T069 chromosome 7 map unlocalized scaffold00007, whole genome shotgun sequence genomic DNA includes:
- a CDS encoding enoyl-(Acyl carrier protein) reductase domain-containing protein yields the protein MAPAKYLLYAATKGAIEQMTRVMAKGLASKGIIVNAVAPGPTGTELFYKGKPETLVNAIKSWSPFNRLGEAEEIANTIKFLASGDSSWVVGQTVLVNGGAML from the coding sequence ATGGCGCCGGCCAAGTACCTCCTCTACGCTGCCACAAAGGGCGCCATCGAGCAGATGACTCGTGTCATGGCCAAGGGATTGGCTTCCAagggcatcatcgtcaacgCCGTGGCTCCTGGACCGACGGGTACTGAGCTCTTCTACAAGGGCAAGCCTGAGACTCTGgtcaatgccatcaagagcTGGAGTCCCTTCAACCGACtgggcgaggctgaggagattgCCAACACGATCAAGTTCCTGGCCAGCGGCGACAGCTCATGGGTTGTGGGCCAGACGGTGCTGGTGAATGGCGGCGCGATGCTGTAA
- a CDS encoding NAD dependent epimerase/dehydratase family domain-containing protein — protein sequence MAGELVLITGATGMIGFRTLVFLLEAGYKVRAAVRNQAGFDKISQLKPVAPYASQLTSVIVPDITVDGAYDEAVKGVEYVVHVASPLASNAPPGIDYDSYMIQPAIRGTVGILESAAKTTGVKKVVITGSILSLVNAKTLGSGDYINEESRTTTASGPFSSHIEAYAVSKATAFNKTKEWVAEKKPSFSVNHVFPVFVLGRDDTVTTAEQIVKGTNNMLMGPLFGSTRPPIPGGSVHLDDVARLHVLALDPKVENGQDFLAASQPLESFEWSDAARIIKKHFPKAAADGIFQLDHVEKVVTLQTKVDSTKAEKLFGFKFKNFEEQVQSVVGHYLELKGNN from the exons ATGGCTGGCGAACTCGTTCTT ATCACCGGAGCCACTGGCATGATCGGCTTCCGAACCTTGGTCTTCCTTCTCGAAGCAGGTTACAAGGTCCGCGCCGCTGTGCGAAACCAAGCCGGCTTTGACAAAATTTCACAACTCAAGCCCGTTGCTCCATATGCCTCACAGTTGACCAGCGTCATCGTACCAGACATTACCGTTGATGGAGCTTATGATGAAGCCGTCAAGGGCGTTGAGTATGTCGTGCATGTTGCTTCTCCTCTAGCAAGCAACGCTCCTCCGGGAATCGACTATGACAGCTACATGATCCAGCCTGCTATTCGAGGCACTGTCGGCATTCTTGAATCAGCAGCCAAGACCACAGGAGTCAAGAAGGTTGTTATCACTGGATCTATTCTCTCTTTGGTGAATGCAAAGACCTTGGGCTCGGGTGATTACATTAATG AGGAATCACGAACCACAACTGCTTCTGGCCCGTTCTCAAGCCATATCGAGGCCTACGCCGTTTCCAAAGCTACCGCATTTAACAAGACCAAAGAGTGGGTTGCAGAGAAAAAGCCTTCATTTTCTGTCAACCACGTCTTCCCCGTCTTCGTCCTAGGACGTGATGACACCGTCACAACCGCCGAGCAAATCGTCAAGGGCACCAACAACATGCTCATGGGTCCGCTTTTCGGTTCAACACGACCTCCTATCCCCGGTGGCTCTGTCcaccttgatgatgttgccCGACTTCACGTCCTTGCTCTGGATCCCAAGGTAGAAAACGGCCAAGACTTTTTGGCCGCGTCTCAGCCTCTTGAGTCGTTTGAATGGAGCGATGCGGCTCGCATTATTAAGAAGCACTTCCCTAAGGCGGCTGCCGATGGAATCTTCCAGTTGGATCATGTTGAGAAGGTGGTGACGCTCCAGACAAAGGTGGACAGCACAAAAGCAGAGAAGCTTTTCGGATTCAAGTTCAAGAACTTTGAGGAGCAGGTTCAGTCTGTCGTGGGTCACTACCTGGAGTTGAAGGGCAACAACTAG
- a CDS encoding fungal specific transcription factor domain-containing protein, whose amino-acid sequence MERRYEALATTPAPFACLACRDSKRRCDRAIPQCKGCLQKRIVCDYPYRRKKRERKSPSTTNAVVSPTSGLLTDQASATAETSQASPDYDNFHLVPSHSAGANFLTERFLDPEAFTSAQLKVPEPDIDYLITKDVSDLVGDVANIKAISDQFFSSVQEWMPIVSKTQFLANLVSWLTHKRAELFFLILAMKLSCEQVSGPRTPLYQITKYLQFRIEHSGALSLQVIQASVLIAIYEMGHGIYPSAFLSISECARYATALGIDKSILCRDLNGVSRNELEERRRVWWAILVLDRFLNLSDPSRHLVTPDPILENILPVDDAPFNNGTCRPEDAYTLGSATALDLGRFARFAQAAHLIGQVLRHVAEGFSESETAQLRRTIFSLVSVSKLEAHLRQLEFCAQTAVCYCGILLLDCSQSKNKGNTDTSGISLDQLSTESNLISQTALQMSMYIAQQPFKKIHDFASPFLLHMLYKVALIYLRASKSTPSDTIADKLHVIKHGMEILGRRWQIGQSYLSLLSRHEIMQAME is encoded by the exons ATGGAGCGGCGTTATGAGGCTCTTGCAACGACGCCGGCGCCGTTCGCCTGTTTGGCATGCCGGGACTCCAAGCGGCGATGCGACCGGGCCATTCCTCAGTGCAAAGGCTGTCTCCA GAAGCGGATTGTGTGCGACTATCCCTACCGTCGTAAAAAGCGAGAGCGAAAGTCACCATCCACCACCAATGCTGTCGTCTCTCCCACTTCCGGCTTACTTACAGATCAAGCTTCAGCCACAGCCGAGACCTCGCAAGCAAGCCCGGACTATGACAACTTCCATCTTGTGCCCTCTCATTCTGCTGGGGCCAACTTTCTCACTGAGCGCTTCCTTGACCCGGAAGCTTTTACCAGTGCTCAGCTCAAGGTACCGGAACCAGATATCGACTACCTAATTACGAAAGATGTATCAGACTTGGTCGGCGACGTTGCAAACATCAAGGCGATATCTGATCAATTCTTTTCCTCTGTTCAAGAATGGATGCCAATCGTATCAAAAACTCAGTTCCTGGCCAACCTGGTTAGCTGGTTGACCCATAAGCGCGCcgagctcttctttctcatcctcgccatgAAATTGTCCTGTGAGCAAGTTTCGGGGCCGAGAACGCCGCTTTACCAAATCACAAAGTATTTGCAGTTTCGAATTGAGCATTCGGGGGCTTTGTCTCTCCAGGTGATTCAGGCCTCGGTTCTCATAGCCATTTATGAGATGGGACATGGCATTTATCCATCGGCATTCTTGTCTATTTCTGAGTGTGCTCGTTATGCTACCGCCTTGGGGATTGACAAGTCAATTCTGTGCCGAGATTTGAACGGAGTCTCGAGGAACGAATTGGAGGAGCGTCGTCGAGTGTGGTGGGCAATTCTTGTGTTAGACAG ATTTCTAAACCTGTCGGACCCAAGTCGGCACCTGGTAACGCCTGACCCCATCTTGGAGAATATCCTCCCGGTTGACGATGCCCCGTTTAATAATGGA ACTTGCCGACCTGAAGATGCATATACACTCGGCTCAGCCACCGCACTTGATCTAGGCCGATTCGCCCGTTTCGCACAAGCTGCTCATTTAATCGGTCAGGTTCTTCGACACGTTGCCGAAGGATTTAGTGAGAGCGAGACGGCACAGCTGAGGCGCACCATCTTTTCTCTGGTCAGCGTTTCAAAGCTGGAAGCACACTTGAGGCAACTGGAGTTTTGCGCTCAAACAGCTGTGTGTTATTG TGGAATACTTCTGCTGGATTGTTCTCAGTCAAAAAATAAGGGCAACACAGACACCTCTGGCATATCTCTTGACCAGCTATCTACCGAAAGCAATCTGATTTCTCAAACGGCTTTGCAGATGTCCATGTACATCGCGCAGCAGCCCTTTAAGAAAATTCACGACTTTGCATCCCCATTCCTCTTGCATATGCTGTACAAGGTGGCACTGATCTATTTGCGCGCTTCAAAATCTACTCCTAGCGATACTATTGCTGATAAGTTGCACGTTATCAAGCATGGGATGGAGATTCTTGGACGCCGATGGCAGATCGGTC AGTCGTATCTTTCGTTATTATCACGGCACGAAATCATGCAAGCAATGGAGTAG
- a CDS encoding oxidoreductase family, NAD-binding rossmann fold domain-containing protein produces MAPIRVGIVGLSPEPAGAGQGKWGVSAHLASLRPSPHYEIVAICNSSVESARRSIEYHKLPSSVKAYGSVEDLANDPDVDLIDVSIVVSRHLLAAKPALLAKKEVFVEWPLGASTAQAEEMLQLAIESNLRTIVGTQFCADPWLAKAKELIESGAIGRVTSSDVQISPPTGPIHTWTAEAEFYLDFESGGDEYHITFAHFLSGFVHVLGDFASVKSTFAVQQPIVKLISSKTGEVVNPERKRTSPDHIFIQGMLESGAVVSISTRTPPRPIDGQGFRWLISGAEGEIELATKGRGYQTGSNVRTLRLVTKDGEVKTIDWEQDEPSHIKNVPPPGANTARLFEAYALKKDCYSDFEKAVKLHKLLDRIAKDAGYM; encoded by the exons ATGGCTCCCATCCGTGTCGGTATCGTTGGACTCAGCCCTGAACCAGCAGGTGCCGGTCAAGGCAAATGGGGTGTTTCCGCTCACCTGGCCTCGCTCCGTCCGTCCCCTCATTACGAAATCGTCGCCATATGCAACTCGTCGGTTGAATCAGCTCGTCGTTCAATCGAATATCACAAGCTGCCTTCATCTGTCAAGGCATACGGCAGCGTAGAGGACCTAGCCAATGATCCCGATGTTGATCTCATTGACGTGTCCATTGTGGTTTCGAGGCATTTGCTCGCCGCCAAGCCTGCCCTattggccaagaaggaagtCTTTGTGGAATGGCCTCTGGGTGCCAGCACTGCACAAGCAGAGGAGATGCTTCAACTGGCTATAGAGTCCAATTTGAGGACGATAGTCGGGACACAGTTCTGCGCAGACCCATGGCTTGCAAAAGCCAAAGAGTTGATTGAGAGCGGAGCGATTGGTAGAGTAACCAGTTCCGACGTCCAGATTTCGCCTCCCACTGGACCGATCCATACGTGGACCGCAGAAGCTGAGTTTTACCTGGATTTTGAGAGTGGCGGGGACGAATACCATATCACGTTTGCCCACT TCCTAAGTGGCTTTGTCCATGTGCTCGGTGATTTCGCTAGTGTCAAATCGACTTTCGCCGTCCAGCAACCAATCGTCAAGCtcatcagcagcaagacCGGAGAGGTCGTCAATcctgagagaaaaaggaccTCACCCGatcacatcttcatccagggCATGCTAGAAAGCGGAGCTGTTGTGAGCATCTCCACGCGCACACCTCCACGACCGATAGACGGACAAGGCTTCCGCTGGCTCATTTCCGGAGCCGAAGGAGAGATAGAGCTCGCAACTAAGGGTAGAGGGTATCAGACGGGGTCGAATGTAAGGACTCTGCGCCTTGTTACAAAGGACGGAGAAGTGAAAACAATTGACTGGGAGCAAGATGAGCCCAGCCATATCAAGAATGTTCCTCCACCTGGCGCCAATACTGCAAGATTATTTGAGGCATACGCGCTCAAAAAGGATTGCTATTCCGATTTCGAAAAGGCCGTCAAGCTCCATAAACTTTTGGACAGGATCGCAAAGGATGCCGGATACATGTAA
- a CDS encoding alpha/beta hydrolase fold domain-containing protein, with protein sequence MASWQAYVASWMVWWRFKGSLQTVKALRQRIETDRQTKSTRPPAHLETQFTIEERHLGGRTLYDVAPKSEMPNQARILYLHGGCFLFEIDVAHWQMVAALAERLRAVVTVAIFPLAPEHTLMEIFDAVRPVYDDLALPSQDKTPFFVVGDSTGGSMGISLTQEALKEGRPAASRLAFMSPCVEFTFQNQEVRQVAQTDPWLDIPGFEEAVRYLCPDVSPDDARVSPLYGDVSQLPPTMIFAGSTEMLTPDIRKFVAKVREQGREIEYVEGEGMMHVWPLVQFLPEAREAVDKLVRWLEYGKS encoded by the coding sequence ATGGCCAGCTGGCAGGCATATGTCGCTTCGTGGATGGTATGGTGGAGGTTCAAGGGCTCTCTTCAAACCGTCAAGGCCCTTCGCCAGCGCATCGAAACCGATCGCCAGACCAAGAGCACTCGGCCTCCAGCGCATCTGGAAACACAGTTCACAATCGAGGAGCGCCATCTCGGAGGCCGTACTCTGTATGATGTAGCGCCCAAGTCCGAGATGCCGAACCAGGCCCGGATTCTTTACCTGCATGGCGGCTGTTTTCTGTTTGAGATTGATGTCGCACATTGGCAGATGGTTGCGGCGCTGGCGGAGCGGCTGCGAGCTGTTGTGACGGTAGCGATATTCCCGCTGGCGCCAGAGCATACCCTGATGGAGATTTTCGATGCGGTAAGGCCGGTCTATGATGATCTTGCTTTGCCGTCGCAAGACAAGACGCCGTTCTTCGTGGTGGGAGATTCGACGGGCGGCAGCATGGGCATCTCGCTCACCCAGGAGGCGCTCAAAGAAGGCCGGCCAGCGGCATCGCGGCTCGCATTCATGTCTCCCTGCGTGGAGTTTACCTTTCAAAACCAAGAGGTACGGCAAGTCGCCCAGACAGATCCGTGGCTGGATATTCCGGGTTTCGAAGAGGCGGTGCGGTATCTTTGCCCGGATGTGTCGCCGGATGATGCGCGAGTGAGCCCTCTTTATGGAGATGTCAGCCAGCTGCCGCCGACGATGATATTTGCCGGATCAACGGAGATGTTGACGCCGGATATTAGGAAATTTGTGGCCAAAGTAAGGGAGCAGGGACGAGAGATTGAGTATGTCGAGGGAGAGGGCATGATGCATGTCTGGCCGTTGGTACAATTTCTGCCAGAGGCGAGAGAAGCCGTGGACAAGCTGGTGCGCTGGCTAGAGTACGGCAAGAGTTGA
- a CDS encoding isocitrate/isopropylmalate dehydrogenase domain-containing protein codes for MAPRQSLKIAVIPGDGIGKEIKLEFEHFDFASCDYYKEHGAMLPPDWKEKLLPFDAIYFGAVGMPDLVPDDVSLWGSLIKFRREFDQYINLRPCRLMPGVPSPLAGRKPGDIDFWIVRENTEGEYSSIGGKMYEGTDREIVIQETIMSRTGVDRVLKYAFDLALSRPRKLLTSATKSNGISITMPYWDSRVQEMSTKYPDVTVEKYHIDILTAHFVQRPKKFDVVVGSNLFGDILSDLGPACTGTIGIAPSANINPDGKFPSLFEPVHGSAPDIAGKGIANPVGMIWAGQMLLHHFEHREAADALLKAIEAVMARADAEVVTPDMGGKGTTKKFGDAIKDEIWQTAIKNGKWKP; via the exons atggcaCCCCGCCAGTCTCTCAAAATCGCCGTCATCCCTGGCGATGGCATCGGAAAAGAG ATCAAGCTAGAGTTTGAACATTTCGACTTTGCGAGCTGTGACTATTACAAGGAACATGGCGCAATGCTGCCCCCCGACTGgaaggagaagcttcttccGTTTGACGCCATCTACTTTGGAGCCGTGGGTATGCCAGATCTCGTTCCGGACGATGTATCCCTATGGGGTAGCTTGATTAAGTTTCGCCGCGAATTTGATCAGTATATCAACCTCCGCCCTTGTCGCCTAATGCCTGGTGTCCCGAGTCCATTGGCTGGCCGCAAGCCGGGCGATATTGACTTTTGGATTGTGCGGGAGAACACCGAGGGAGAGTACAGCAGCATTGGAGGGAAAATGTATGAGGGGACGGACCGTGAGATTGTGATTCAAGAAACGATCATGTCAAGGACGGGAGTGGATCGCGTACTCAAATATGCCTTTGATCTTGCGCTGAGCCGACCGCGCAAGCTGTTGACCAGCGCAACGAAGAGTAATGGTATTAGCATCACCATGCCTTACTGGGACTCCAGGGTTCAGGAGATGTCTACCAAATATCCAGACGTCACCGTCGAAAAATACCACATCGACATCCTGACAGCTCATTTTGTCCAACGGCCCAAGAAATTCGACGTCGTAGTCGGCAGCAACCTGTTTGGCGATATTCTGTCAGATCTCGGCCCTGCATGCACTGGCACCATTGGCATCGCTCCGTCAGCTAACATCAACCCCGATGGCAAGTTCCCAAGCCTCTTCGAACCAGTACATGGAAGCGCTCCGGACATTGCTGGAAAGGGCATTGCGAACCCAGTGGGCATGATTTGGGCTGGTCAGATGTTACTGCACCACTTTGAGCATCGCGAGGCGGCAGACGCATTGCTTAAAGCAATCGAGGCCGTCATGGCTCGCGCTGATGCAGAGGTTGTTACGCCTGATATGGGTGGCAAGGGGACAACAAAAAAGTTTGGAGACGCCATTAAGGATGAGATTTGGCAGACAGCGATAAAGAACGGCAAGTGGAAACCTTGA
- a CDS encoding alpha/beta hydrolase fold domain-containing protein, which yields MLEGFDPFTITTQDEPHVSIFGIKSGDASSSKRPPLLLLHGFPQTHRIWHRVAAQIKDKYNIVMIDLRGYGNSSKPADVSQYAKSLMALDAVKVMDELGITEPFFICAHDRGARVAHKLCVNHPDRVRKAIFLDICPTLAMYSVKDPNFAKSYWHWFFLIQREPLPETLISTNAKRFAELFMGGRQKRGLEIFEKESLAAYVSNLEDPATIHSMCQDYRASATLDLDAAQEDAKQGKLIQNPLRVIWARHGVIGKCFDAVQEWKAASNAYVDGHDVDSGHYIPEDVPDEVVSNILDFLH from the coding sequence ATGTTGGAAGGCTTCGATCCCTTCACCATCACAACACAGGATGAGCCGCATGTCTCAATCTTCGGCATCAAGAGTGGCGATGCATCGTCATCGAAACGGCCGCCGCTGTTACTCCTCCACGGCTTCCCGCAGACGCACCGCATCTGGCACCGCGTGGCAGCACAGATCAAAGACAAGTACAATATTGTCATGATTGACTTGCGCGGATACGGAAATTCGTCCAAACCGGCGGATGTGTCGCAATACGCGAAAAGTCTCATGGCTCTTGATGCCGTAAAAGTGATGGACGAGCTTGGAATCACAGAGCCATTCTTCATTTGCGCTCACGACCGCGGTGCAAGAGTTGCTCACAAATTATGTGTCAACCATCCTGATCGCGTGCGCAAGGCCATATTCCTGGATATATGTCCTACCCTCGCGATGTACTCGGTCAAGGATCCCAACTTTGCCAAGTCTTACTGGCATTGGTTCTTTCTGATCCAGAGAGAGCCACTGCCCGAGACACTCATTTCTACAAACGCCAAGCGGTTTGCGGAATTATTCATGGGAGGCCGACAGAAGAGAGGGCTTGAAATCTTTGAGAAAGAGAGTCTGGCAGCCTATGTTTCGAATCTCGAGGACCCCGCGACGATACATTCTATGTGTCAGGATTATCGAGCAAGCGCTACGCTCGACTTGGATGCAGCGCAGGAAGATGCAAAGCAAGGGAAATTGATTCAAAATCCATTGAGGGTCATATGGGCTAGGCATGGTGTCATTGGAAAGTGTTTTGATGCCGTGCAGGAATGGAAAGCTGCTAGCAATGCCTATGTCGATGGTCATGACGTTGATTCGGGGCATTACATCCCGGAGGACGTGCCGGATGAAGTTGTATCCAACATCCTAGACTTTCTGCATTAA
- a CDS encoding transposase domain-containing protein produces MSATNAISREKSDEAMRGAILALKASTTWSSSEISAVLGLSVRQVNRIYSRCLKNGFDPSVWPLQINNSFVSDRPRSGRPKKRTEEVEQAIAENYKRDSRNGERSCADIAAEITQAGHLVSFTTVWKVLKDIGLRKSRPIKKRGPRTKMKEGPAESAPSPYVLALERPEEGDQV; encoded by the coding sequence ATGAGCGCAACAAACGCGATAAGTCGTGAAAAGTCCGATGAAGCTATGAGAGGTGCTATTCTAGCGCTAAAAGCTTCAACAACCTGGTCTTCGTCAGAGATATCAGCCGTGCTAGGCCTGTCGGTCCGTCAGGTGAACCGGATTTACAGCCGGTGCCTCAAGAACGGCTTCGACCCATCGGTCTGGCCGTTACAAATAAACAATTCCTTTGTGTCTGACCGACCGAGGAGTGGAAGGCCCAAAAAGCGGACTGAGGAAGTTGAACAAGCTATCGCCGAAAACTACAAGCGCGATAGTCGCAACGGGGAAAGGTCATGTGCTGACATAGCTGCCGAGATAACACAAGCAGGTCATCTTGTATCATTTACGACGGTGTGGAAGGTGTTGAAAGATATTGGCCTGCGGAAGTCTAGGCCAATAAAGAAGCGCGGtccgaggacgaagatgaaagaaGGCCCAGCTGAATCAGCGCCTAGCCCATACGTATTGGCCCTTGAAAGACCGGAAGAAGGTGATCAAGTCTGA